A single Acidaminococcus sp. DNA region contains:
- a CDS encoding substrate-binding domain-containing protein has translation MLYFLLLDSFLPKVNTTQLPFTLKLQHEHNEALRKGLREGRYDAILCIQDKPDPGVKTKLLKQVPLLLVLPENHPACQKAISIPGERFPYLPIHELEGERFIIQQPAQQLRWQEDKLLHSGKIKNFSTFEIDSTPNAMRLVSGESGVGFLMESYVGSVTQFKNLRFFRTDTPKNTPWLMVCYLPNQKKNPHIKQLLHLLEASAKKIL, from the coding sequence ATGCTGTACTTCCTGCTTCTGGACTCTTTTTTGCCTAAAGTAAATACTACACAACTGCCTTTTACGCTGAAATTACAGCATGAACATAACGAAGCACTCAGAAAGGGTTTGCGTGAAGGCCGCTATGATGCCATCCTCTGCATCCAAGATAAACCGGATCCCGGGGTCAAGACAAAACTGCTAAAACAGGTTCCCCTGCTATTGGTACTTCCGGAAAATCATCCAGCATGTCAAAAAGCGATTTCCATTCCCGGAGAACGTTTCCCTTACCTGCCAATACATGAACTGGAAGGCGAACGATTCATTATTCAGCAGCCTGCCCAACAACTGCGCTGGCAGGAAGATAAACTGCTCCATTCCGGAAAAATCAAGAATTTCTCTACTTTTGAAATCGATAGTACGCCAAATGCAATGCGTCTCGTGTCAGGCGAGAGCGGCGTTGGTTTTCTGATGGAATCTTATGTAGGGTCAGTCACACAATTTAAAAACCTTCGTTTTTTCCGCACCGATACTCCTAAAAATACCCCGTGGCTGATGGTATGCTATCTTCCCAATCAAAAAAAGAACCCACATATCAAACAACTGCTTCACCTGTTGGAAGCTTCCGCGAAAAAAATTTTGTAA